The following coding sequences lie in one Aminivibrio pyruvatiphilus genomic window:
- the relB gene encoding type II toxin-antitoxin system RelB family antitoxin: MATLEKTLSIRLSPEERLAAEEYARERRMSLAQFARESILEKIEDAYDLKVYTAWLKSRQKTVPFEDLVKECGFSEEEL, from the coding sequence ATGGCTACACTTGAGAAAACTCTGTCCATACGGCTTTCCCCGGAAGAACGCCTGGCGGCGGAGGAATACGCCAGGGAGCGAAGGATGTCCCTTGCCCAGTTTGCCCGGGAATCGATTCTTGAGAAGATCGAGGACGCCTACGACCTGAAAGTCTATACAGCCTGGCTGAAAAGCAGGCAGAAGACAGTGCCGTTTGAGGATCTTGTGAAGGAGTGCGGTTTTTCCGAGGAGGAGTTATGA
- a CDS encoding type II toxin-antitoxin system RelE family toxin produces MSCYSVEISSEAAKKIKKFDRETQHLIFSYINRNLRNCPDPRASGKALTGPLRGLWRYRIGDYRLLAEIRDGEMLIIAVDVGHRSQVYSRRK; encoded by the coding sequence ATGAGTTGCTACTCCGTGGAAATTTCCTCTGAGGCTGCGAAGAAGATCAAAAAATTCGATAGGGAGACACAGCACCTGATTTTCAGCTACATCAACCGGAATCTCCGAAATTGCCCGGACCCCCGCGCTTCAGGAAAGGCGTTGACGGGACCTCTTCGGGGATTGTGGCGCTACCGGATAGGTGATTACCGTTTGCTGGCGGAGATCAGGGACGGGGAAATGCTTATCATTGCCGTTGATGTGGGACATCGTTCACAGGTATATTCCCGCAGGAAGTAG